The Aliiroseovarius sp. F47248L DNA segment GCTTCATCGGGATGACCCGCAAGCGGCTGACCTAACCTGTCGGATCAGCACCTTTTCTTGGGATCATGCCCGTTTGGAAAGCGCGTATAGGGCATGTGATCTCGGCGCGGCGATTGTGAGCCCGTGTTGATCCGGCGCGTTTTCGACGTTTCCTTGACCTTGGGTTCAACGGTAAGATCGCGGGCCAGAACCGGCGCGTCCCCGCGAATACGTGTCACCGCTGGCCTGCGCCTGCCCGGTGCTTCTTCCGCCTCGTCGGTTGCGGATGGCCCCTCGGGTTTGGTGAAAATAAACCAAACCCCGCTGCCCAACATAAAGAAGGTCCAGGAATAGATGTTGGTCCACACATGCACAGTAGACAGCGTGAAAGTCATTCCGATGAACGAGAACATATAGGCCCGGCGCAAACGCCATGTCAGCGGGTCCGCGTCCACCTTGGCAAACGCAATGCGCAGAATAATCTCGAAAAAACCCAGGACCAGTAGGATGAAGCCCGGAATGCCAAACTGCATGGCAATCAGAAGCCAGAAATTGTCCACGGTGCTGGCATGCATCCATCCGGGCCGCTTCCAATCATTCAGACCCAACCCGAAAACCGGGTTGTCCCAGACATTCTGAATCCCATGTTCAAAGATCAACCCCCGCCAATAGGCGTTGTGCGGCGAGAAAGTCGCATAGCTCATAAACACCCGGATGGGCGTGCGGTTCGACAGAAGGTCAATGGTGATATAGGCCAGCACAATCAGCGACAGAAGCAACATCCACCGTGATTTGAGCTTATTGAACATCGCCGCCCAGATGATCAGCCCGATTTGTAACGCCACCGGCAACAAAGCCCCACTGGACAGTGAAAGGAAAACCCCCGCGCAGATCAGACCCGTGGTCAGATAGCGGCGAAAATTACCCCATTCACCCTTCATGCCAACTACGCAAAGCGCGAAGGCAACCGAACAAAACAAACCATAGTGAATCGGGTGGGCAAAGACGACCTGCGCCCGATCAAGTCCCATCCGCGATTCCATCACGATATTTTCAAGACTGAACAAGCCCGGCAGCTTGGCAATCATCTCGATCGCGATAGGCCGCGCGGTCTTGGCTTCGAACAGTGCAAGCGGCAGCGTCAGGATGATTATGACAAACAACACCTTCCAGACGGCCATCAAAACCTGTGGCGACCTGACATAAGCACGGGCAAGGATATAGCCGCCCAGAAACTCAACCGCGTTGGATCCGATGAACTGAACCGTCCGGTCCGGGTTGTTGACTTGCAAGGCAACCGCAGCCCACCCCATGTGCAAGAAGAACAGAAAATCGGCGAATACCAGACGGCCGTATTTGCCGCTCATCAAGTTGATGGTCAGGGGGACGATCATCACCAACAAAAATGCGCGGACACCGTTCAGAAGCACCGGTCCAGCATAGAACTGAAACGGGACGACGACCATGATCAGGTAGAACAGCACCGGCAAGGGCAGAACCCTTTTGGACTGGTTTGCGGCACTGAACGATTGCGGTGCGATTTGGTCGGCTGTGGCCACGGTATTGGAGCCCTGTAAAATTGACCTGCACCCTCGGTTTTGGGTGCTGACTTAAATAATTAATATAACGTTTGTGCAGGAACTACGCCACCACGGCCTGAAAAGCAAAGACCATGTGTGCATTGCAGACCGACACACAGGGAACTGGTCGCTTCGAAACAAAAACGACTCGGACCGGT contains these protein-coding regions:
- a CDS encoding O-antigen ligase family protein; translation: MATADQIAPQSFSAANQSKRVLPLPVLFYLIMVVVPFQFYAGPVLLNGVRAFLLVMIVPLTINLMSGKYGRLVFADFLFFLHMGWAAVALQVNNPDRTVQFIGSNAVEFLGGYILARAYVRSPQVLMAVWKVLFVIIILTLPLALFEAKTARPIAIEMIAKLPGLFSLENIVMESRMGLDRAQVVFAHPIHYGLFCSVAFALCVVGMKGEWGNFRRYLTTGLICAGVFLSLSSGALLPVALQIGLIIWAAMFNKLKSRWMLLLSLIVLAYITIDLLSNRTPIRVFMSYATFSPHNAYWRGLIFEHGIQNVWDNPVFGLGLNDWKRPGWMHASTVDNFWLLIAMQFGIPGFILLVLGFFEIILRIAFAKVDADPLTWRLRRAYMFSFIGMTFTLSTVHVWTNIYSWTFFMLGSGVWFIFTKPEGPSATDEAEEAPGRRRPAVTRIRGDAPVLARDLTVEPKVKETSKTRRINTGSQSPRRDHMPYTRFPNGHDPKKRC